In a genomic window of Thermoanaerobaculum aquaticum:
- a CDS encoding molybdate ABC transporter permease subunit, which produces MAGRTQREGHLAQVRLPHRALGQSPFGLAATSSAVVLALFVLWLLAGLARLALVGPGRKPATAILVPLGLSLASASLATLLALLLGVPAAWWLARSRWGGRGWVGLLLDLPLVLSPVALGTALLLFLQFPPGSLLERLIGVTFRFPGVVLAQFTVVLALVVRTAAAAFAQASWELERHAITYGAARWFVLTQVTLPASKPGLLAAAVLAFGRALGEFGATVTVAGTIPGRTETLATGVYMALSAGELRLAAQLALVLVLAAALALAAVRYWEKR; this is translated from the coding sequence GTGGCTGGCAGGACCCAAAGGGAAGGCCATTTGGCGCAAGTACGGCTACCGCACCGAGCCCTAGGGCAGTCCCCCTTCGGCCTTGCCGCCACCAGCTCGGCGGTGGTGCTGGCCCTTTTCGTGCTTTGGCTTTTGGCCGGCCTGGCGCGCTTGGCCCTGGTGGGACCTGGCCGAAAGCCGGCCACCGCCATCCTGGTCCCTCTGGGTTTGAGTTTGGCCTCGGCCAGCTTGGCCACGTTGTTGGCCCTGCTTTTGGGGGTGCCGGCCGCCTGGTGGCTGGCCCGCAGCCGCTGGGGCGGACGGGGCTGGGTGGGTCTGCTTTTGGACCTGCCGCTGGTGCTTTCCCCGGTGGCTTTGGGCACAGCGCTTTTGCTTTTTCTGCAGTTCCCCCCCGGCTCGCTTTTGGAAAGGCTCATCGGTGTGACCTTCCGCTTCCCCGGCGTGGTGCTGGCCCAGTTCACGGTGGTCTTGGCCCTGGTGGTGCGCACCGCCGCCGCTGCCTTTGCGCAAGCGAGCTGGGAGCTGGAAAGACACGCCATCACCTACGGGGCAGCCCGCTGGTTCGTCCTCACCCAGGTCACGCTGCCGGCCAGCAAACCCGGGCTTTTGGCTGCAGCGGTGCTGGCCTTTGGTCGGGCCTTGGGGGAGTTTGGCGCCACCGTTACCGTGGCCGGAACCATCCCCGGGCGCACCGAAACCCTGGCCACCGGGGTTTACATGGCGTTAAGCGCCGGGGAGCTGCGGTTGGCTGCCCAACTGGCTTTGGTTTTGGTGCTGGCGGCCGCTTTGGCCCTGGCTGCGGTGCGGTACTGGGAGAAACGGTGA
- the modA gene encoding molybdate ABC transporter substrate-binding protein has translation MLFALVLSLAAPPPELLVFAGAASKPVLDEAAVAIQQDLGIRLTFSYGGSGTVLSQMELAQKGDIYIPGSHDWLERAIERKLVDAKTRVDFVFLRPALLVLKGNPKNVRGLADLAREDIRAAVADPRTVCVGEYGEKVLQRAGQWERIMPRLGRAHSCEAVANLLGTKTVDAVLGWDVFVRWFPGEVEEVPLPPELTPEQASVAGAVSVFSKHPRKALEVLRWLAGPKGKAIWRKYGYRTEP, from the coding sequence ATGCTTTTCGCGCTCGTTTTGAGCCTCGCGGCCCCTCCCCCGGAGCTTTTGGTCTTTGCCGGCGCCGCCAGCAAGCCGGTTCTGGACGAAGCCGCCGTGGCTATCCAGCAGGATTTGGGGATCAGGCTGACCTTTTCCTACGGGGGCTCGGGAACCGTGCTTTCGCAAATGGAGCTGGCCCAAAAGGGCGACATCTACATCCCCGGCAGCCACGACTGGCTGGAGCGGGCCATCGAACGAAAGCTGGTGGATGCCAAAACCCGGGTGGATTTTGTCTTCCTGCGCCCGGCGCTTTTGGTGCTGAAAGGCAACCCCAAAAACGTGCGGGGGCTTGCGGACCTGGCCCGGGAGGACATCCGCGCCGCGGTTGCCGATCCCCGCACCGTGTGCGTGGGGGAGTACGGGGAAAAGGTGCTGCAGCGCGCCGGGCAGTGGGAGCGGATCATGCCCAGGTTGGGTCGGGCCCATTCCTGCGAGGCGGTGGCCAACCTCCTGGGCACCAAAACCGTGGATGCGGTGCTGGGCTGGGACGTCTTCGTGCGCTGGTTCCCCGGCGAAGTGGAAGAAGTGCCCCTTCCGCCGGAGCTCACCCCGGAGCAAGCTTCGGTGGCCGGCGCCGTTTCGGTGTTCTCCAAACACCCCAGAAAAGCCCTGGAGGTGCTCCGGTGGCTGGCAGGACCCAAAGGGAAGGCCATTTGGCGCAAGTACGGCTACCGCACCGAGCCCTAG
- a CDS encoding MOSC domain-containing protein, translating to MQGEVAFVCISEKKGTPKHAIPSGELVAGFGLAGDAHGGDWHRQVSLLDEADIDFMRSKGLNLKPGAFGENLVVRGLSLDSLGIGTRLAVGEARLEITQVGKECHTRCAIYYKTGDCIMPRAGLFARVVRGGPVAPGQSIQVERLVPREATVAAVVTVSDSASRGEAADTAGPAVQALLAEKLGAFVAEAAVVPDELAVIQKTLRDLASRGLDLILTVGGTGLGPRDVTPEATRGVIQREVPGLAEAMRAASAQRTPRAWLQRGVAGVVGRTLIVNLPGSRRAACENLEVILPLLPHAVALLRGHTAHPETDRERQEALA from the coding sequence ATGCAGGGTGAAGTGGCGTTCGTTTGCATTTCGGAAAAGAAGGGCACCCCGAAGCACGCCATCCCCTCCGGGGAGCTGGTGGCCGGCTTTGGCTTGGCCGGCGATGCCCACGGCGGTGACTGGCACCGCCAGGTGAGCTTGCTCGATGAGGCGGACATTGACTTCATGCGCAGTAAGGGCTTAAACCTCAAACCCGGGGCTTTTGGGGAAAACCTGGTGGTGCGGGGCTTGTCCCTGGATTCGCTGGGCATTGGCACCCGCCTGGCCGTTGGCGAAGCCCGCCTGGAAATCACCCAGGTCGGGAAGGAGTGCCACACCCGCTGTGCCATTTACTACAAGACCGGCGACTGCATCATGCCCCGGGCCGGGCTTTTTGCCCGGGTGGTGCGGGGAGGCCCGGTGGCCCCGGGGCAAAGCATCCAGGTGGAACGGCTGGTCCCGCGGGAGGCCACGGTGGCTGCGGTCGTCACCGTTTCCGATTCCGCCAGCCGCGGGGAAGCAGCGGACACCGCCGGTCCAGCAGTACAGGCGCTGCTGGCCGAAAAGCTTGGGGCCTTCGTGGCCGAAGCTGCGGTGGTCCCCGATGAGCTGGCGGTGATCCAAAAAACCCTCCGGGACCTGGCCAGCCGGGGTTTGGACCTCATCCTCACCGTGGGCGGCACCGGCCTGGGGCCTCGCGATGTGACCCCCGAAGCCACCCGGGGGGTCATCCAGCGGGAGGTGCCGGGTCTTGCGGAAGCCATGCGCGCCGCTTCCGCCCAAAGGACGCCCAGGGCGTGGCTGCAGCGGGGGGTTGCCGGGGTTGTGGGGCGCACGCTCATCGTCAACCTCCCCGGGTCCCGGCGGGCGGCCTGCGAAAACCTGGAGGTCATCCTGCCCCTCTTGCCCCACGCCGTTGCTTTACTGCGGGGGCACACCGCCCACCCGGAGACCGACCGGGAAAGGCAGGAGGCCCTGGCCTGA
- the moaC gene encoding cyclic pyranopterin monophosphate synthase MoaC, translating into MSELTHLDEQGRTRMVDVGEKAPTHRRAVAAATLVVGEAIARAVREGKTPKGNVFEAARLAGIAAAKRTWELIPLCHQLPLDWVQVDFALEADRIHIRAEAKAFAKTGVEMEALTAATVAGLTLYDMLKALGKGMVLENLGLLEKEGGKSGLWRREESHAG; encoded by the coding sequence ATGAGCGAGCTTACTCATTTGGATGAGCAGGGCCGCACGCGGATGGTGGACGTGGGGGAAAAGGCCCCAACCCACCGGCGGGCGGTGGCCGCCGCCACCCTGGTGGTGGGGGAGGCCATTGCCCGGGCCGTTCGGGAAGGCAAAACACCCAAGGGCAACGTGTTCGAAGCGGCTCGCCTGGCCGGCATTGCCGCCGCCAAGCGCACCTGGGAGCTCATCCCCCTCTGTCACCAGCTCCCCCTGGACTGGGTGCAGGTGGACTTCGCGCTGGAAGCCGACCGCATCCACATTCGCGCGGAAGCCAAGGCTTTTGCCAAGACCGGTGTGGAAATGGAGGCGCTCACCGCGGCGACCGTGGCCGGTTTGACGCTTTACGACATGCTCAAGGCGCTGGGCAAAGGCATGGTTTTGGAAAACCTGGGGCTCTTGGAAAAGGAAGGCGGCAAGTCCGGCCTTTGGCGACGGGAGGAAAGCCATGCAGGGTGA
- the moaA gene encoding GTP 3',8-cyclase MoaA has translation MTAQPPPSLKPQTLRLSLTDRCNLRCRYCMPAKGVAFIPHSQLPSLEELAQAVAFLVQHLRVNRVKLTGGEPLVRKGVVGLVAMLAGLSGIEEVSMTTNGTRLSALAAELKAAGLARVNVSLDTLNPERFRELTRGGDVTEVLAGIAAAQREGLSPVKLNAVLRASTFREDVPELLAYACAQKLELRFIELMRTGTEAAWAEREYVSAQKVQAFLAQQGELIPLVGQANGPARRTLFRFSGGEVLLGWITPVSHSFCDACNRLRLDAQGRLRRCLMDPYTVPLVALLRQGEKKALAELWPYLADKKPPAAMQSQLPMSAVGG, from the coding sequence GTGACCGCTCAACCCCCACCTTCCTTAAAGCCCCAAACGTTAAGGCTTTCTCTCACCGACCGTTGCAACCTGCGGTGCCGCTACTGCATGCCGGCCAAAGGGGTGGCTTTTATCCCCCACAGCCAGCTCCCGAGCTTGGAAGAGCTCGCTCAGGCCGTGGCCTTTCTGGTGCAGCACCTGCGGGTGAACCGGGTGAAGCTCACCGGCGGTGAGCCTTTGGTGCGCAAGGGCGTGGTGGGGCTGGTGGCGATGCTAGCGGGCCTTTCCGGCATCGAGGAAGTTTCCATGACCACCAACGGCACCCGCTTGTCGGCCCTGGCAGCCGAGCTCAAAGCCGCAGGGCTTGCCCGCGTGAACGTTTCCCTTGACACCTTAAACCCCGAGCGCTTCCGGGAGCTCACCCGCGGTGGAGATGTCACCGAGGTGCTGGCGGGCATTGCTGCTGCTCAGCGGGAAGGGCTTTCGCCGGTGAAGCTCAACGCCGTGCTGCGGGCCTCAACCTTTCGGGAGGACGTGCCGGAACTTCTGGCTTACGCCTGCGCCCAAAAGCTTGAGCTGCGCTTCATCGAGCTCATGCGCACCGGCACGGAGGCCGCCTGGGCAGAGCGGGAGTACGTGAGCGCCCAAAAGGTGCAGGCGTTTCTTGCTCAACAGGGGGAGCTTATCCCGCTGGTGGGGCAAGCGAACGGCCCGGCCCGCCGCACGCTGTTCCGCTTTTCCGGTGGCGAGGTGCTGTTGGGCTGGATTACCCCGGTTTCCCACAGCTTCTGCGATGCCTGTAACCGGTTGCGTTTGGATGCCCAGGGGAGGCTACGGCGCTGCCTGATGGACCCCTACACCGTGCCCCTGGTGGCGCTCCTGCGCCAGGGGGAGAAAAAGGCCCTGGCGGAGCTTTGGCCGTACCTGGCGGACAAAAAGCCGCCGGCGGCCATGCAATCCCAGCTCCCCATGAGCGCCGTGGGAGGCTAG